A window from Citrus sinensis cultivar Valencia sweet orange chromosome 5, DVS_A1.0, whole genome shotgun sequence encodes these proteins:
- the LOC127902323 gene encoding uncharacterized protein LOC127902323, protein MSNRRGKLIADESDEESESSGLNVPIPTDFLGPSSSVGPPHGRDTLQYPRPLVVSPSPEQELVGNRGGPASGSGDNHSYGGVGVLEGVGDGEGSSSGPSRPPQRRHLGHRVEADSYPIDFTACATTQTDLSKLRNLYNIPPEVLLVVPGKGDVPSRPPRGYVTMHLESFKLGARLPLQRYFAKILGGMHLAPGQLYPNGWRVLSAMYVLWERCGSEEPSLVEVKHLYQLRSSPREAGWYYFMSSSAKRKPITESWGLIGGLEDRPLLQVETALLNASTCQDLLSPTSLVGSGLVDIAVGMDNKILSAMSRKRGRGPSSSSNPPPPPKKPSVGPSKALVPALPPPPPRKSGGEKTSDKNPEVSLQFEDRSSPLPSRDQGDYLSPYQKDYKKSVGPKMVKDIKSMSLSELAASVQRVSFRLATMVTCYKTWSARHEKKLQADNQELKKKVESADRSKEKLLTELEEKVAVAESTSSKLEGELGDLRSDLQATQIERDTLRAALEGEIKSLGEQLAEEKGKSADVDDRLDAEYDSGVAFSYKCIMFVLKEEYPELDMSKLEAGVERYMAGVGQGDKEQGEQNQVEAPLDEAQEGGDGGRAFEMGQGSMPPPPSIADPPPPGTTDPSPAETVDPPNP, encoded by the exons ATGTCAAACCGGAGAGGAAAGTTGATTGCTGATGAGAGTGATGAAGAATCGGAGAGTTCAGGCCTCAACGTGCCAATACCCACCGATTTTTTAGGTCCCTCCAGTAGTGTAGGTCCTCCCCATGGTAGGGATACCCTTCAGTACCCACGACCCTTGGTTGTCTCTCCCTCCCCCGAACAAGAGCTTGTAGGGAATAGAGGTGGACCTGCGTCGGGTTCTGGTGATAATCACAGCTACGGTGGGGTTGGGGTCCTTGAAGGAGTTGGCGATGGTGAGGGGAGTAGTTCCGGACCGAGCAGACCCCCTCAGAGAAGGCACCTTGGTCATAGGGTGGAGGCGGATTCCTACCCTATTGACTTCACAGCTTGTGCGACCACCCAAACTGATTTGTCCAAGCTGAGGAACCTTTACAACATTCCTCCGGAGGTTCTCTTGGTAGTTCCTGGGAAAGGTGACGTTCCCAGTCGGCCTCCGCGGGGGTATGTGACGATGCATCTGGAGAGCTTCAAATTAGGAGCTCGGCTACCCCTTCAACGCTATTTTGCTAAGATACTGGGTGGTATGCACCTGGCCCCAGGTCAGCTATACCCCAACGGTTGGAGGGTTCTCTCGGCTATGTATGTGTTGTGGGAGAGGTGTGGATCAGAGGAGCCCTCCCTTGTTGAAGTGAAACATCTGTATCAGCTGCGGAGCAGCCCAAGGGAGGCGGGCTGGTACTACTTCATGTCCAGTTCTGCGAAGAGAAAGCCAATCACCG AGTCGTGGGGTCTGATCGGGGGGCTTGAAGATCGGCCTTTGCTTCAGGTGGAAACGGCTCTCTTGAACGCGTCTACCTGCCAAGACCTCCTGTCACCAACAAGTTTGGTCGGCTCGGGCTTAGTGGACATAGCTGTCGGGATGGATAACAAGATCCTCAGCGCGATGAGCAGGAAGCGTGGTCGGGGCCCGAGTAGCTCCAGCaaccctcctcctcctccgaAGAAACCCAGCGTCGGTCCTTCCAAGGCGCTTGTTCCTGCTCTGCCCCCTCCTCCACCTCGTAAGAGTGGTGGGGAGAAAACCTCCGACAAGAATCCTGAGGTCAGCTTGCAGTTTGAGGACCGATCTTCTCCTCTTCCATCTCGGGATCAAGGTGACTACCTGAGCCCATATCAGAAGGATTATAAAAAGTCGGTTGGGCCCAAGATGGTGAAGGACATCAAGAGCATGAGCCTCTCCGAGTTGGCCGCTTCTGTTCAGAGAGTCTCCTTCAGGCTGGCCACAATGGTCACGTGCTACAAGACCTGGTCCGCTCGTCATGAGAAGAAGCTCCAGGCTGATAACCaagagttgaaaaagaaagttgaaTCTGCTGACCGCTCCAAGGAGAAACTG CTTACGGAGCTTGAGGAGAAAGTTGCTGTTGCTGAGTCCACTTCCTCCAAGCTTGAGGGTGAGTTGGGTGACCTGAGATCTGATCTTCAGGCTACTCAAATTGAAAGGGATACTCTGAGGGCTGCCCTTGAGGGGGAAATCAAATCCTTGGGTGAGCAGCTGGCTGAGGAGAAAGGCAAATCCGCTGATGTGGACGATCGGCTGGATGCCGAGTATGACTCTGGGGTTGCCTTCTCCTATAAGTGCATCATGTTTGTGCTTAAGGAAGAATATCCCGAGCTGGACATGAGCAAGCTGGAGGCTGGAGTGGAGAGGTACATGGCTGGGGTCGGCCAGGGAGATAAGGAGCAAGGTGAGCAGAATCAGGTGGAGGCTCCTTTAGATGAGGCGCAGGAGGGGGGGGATGGGGGACGTGCTTTTGAAATGGGACAAGGATCCATGCCGCCTCCTCCCAGTATTGCTGATCCTCCACCTCCTGGGACAACTGATCCTTCACCTGCTGAAACCGTTGACCCTCCTAATCCTTAG
- the LOC127902324 gene encoding uncharacterized protein LOC127902324 — translation MEELHERIEGRGLLYPPAPITKPAHRRDKNRFCKFHDTHGHTISQCRDLKIQVEDLVRNRYLDEYVDGVSPVIESEYIRDEGVERSLEREQPTIRVIAGGPTLAGDSNRARKNYGRYAMAGKEVLLNLPAAKRAKVRQVPIMWTEDDEEGILYPQEDALVIKAKVAGTELQRILVDTGSSVDILFKSALYDMGIADLKLERTNTSLKGFGGGRLTPMGIIELPITMGIKSFERTMMLDFVVVEERSPYQMILGRPFMRISQCVVSTHYLALKYRVNGVVGVVKGDQRMARSCYATAAKETLQVTSLDNRGDSKKGRQEPVE, via the coding sequence ATGGAGGAACTACATGAGAGGATCGAGGGAAGAGGCCTGCTATACCCTCCAGCCCCAATAACAAAACCGGCTCATCGACGGGATAAGAACAGATTCTGCAAATTCCACGACACTCACGGTCACACAATCAGCCAATGTCGTGACCTGAAGATTCAGGTGGAAGATTTAGTAAGGAACCGATACTTGGATGAGTATGTAGACGGAGTGTCCCCTGTCATTGAGTCAGAGTACATACGGGATGAAGGAGTTGAGAGGAGTCTAGAACGAGAACAGCCGACCATCCGTGTGATAGCAGGAGGGCCAACATTGGCCGGGGATTCAAACAGAGCACGGAAAAACTATGGGAGATACGCCATGGCTGGCAAAGAGGTGCTTCTGAATTTACCGGCAGCCAAAAGAGCAAAAGTGCGGCAAGTTCCTATTATGTGGACGGAAGATGACGAAGAGGGTATTTTGTATCCTCAGGAGGATGCCTTGGTGATTAAGGCAAAGGTGGCCGGTACAGAATTGCAGCGAATACTGGTAGACACGGGCAGCTCAGTAGACATCCTGTTTAAGTCGGCTCTATATGATATGGGGATCGCAGACTTGAAATTGGAGCGGACAAATACATCCTTAAAGGGATTTGGAGGGGGACGGTTAACTCCCATGGGGATCATCGAACTCCCAATTACTATGGGGATAAAGTCATTTGAAAGAACAATGATGCTGGATTTTGTCGTGGTAGAGGAAAGAagcccttaccagatgataCTGGGGAGACCATTCATGAGGATAAGCCAATGCGTTGTATCCACGCATTACTTGGCACTGAAATACAGAGTAAATGGGGTGGTTGGCGTAGTAAAAGGCGACCAGAGGATGGCAAGGAGTTGTTATGCTACAGCGGCCAAGGAGACGCTGCAGGTTACCTCTCTAGATAATCGAGGAGACTCTAAAAAGGGCCGCCAAGAGCCTGTTGAGTAA